A genomic stretch from Desulfotignum balticum DSM 7044 includes:
- a CDS encoding sensor histidine kinase, with protein sequence MIRTPQMLQKQEWLAFLFHRHNAHLASFHTFSNYPRIWIISIIILAVTSLSPLVMATLINNRLIHKSVDSELVLQTDRVTSNAKRSVRFFLEERLNALRFVVNELPYYSLIDNEHLTKILINLKLGFGGFTDLSIIDSDGSQVAYAGPFNLEGKNYKTQSWFKQSMEKDNFISEVFTGYRDVPHIIIAVRSQNAYGRYYLLRATLDTQRLMDTVLSYKSNFHTDIFLINHTGILQTPSTNYGKIFTPTQIDIPAFSDTTQVITPENNKDKSYVVGYSYIATEAVTTPFILMVHKKKSEVMGTWLNLGKTFNWIIGFCCLVMMVIITLVSTYMVNQLFLADQSKAETMLKMEQSQQLACIGQLSAGIAHEINNPLALINETTGYLKDLYHYKDTPRDDKEIIELLNDILEAVSRCGTITSQLLGFVRQFDVQISSVNVEQLITGILSFHKKETEYKGIHVTTAIAPDVPDIKTDRGKLQQILLNLINNAFQAIEVNGCLDITVSHLPPNTISIEIKDTGCGISEENLQRIHEPFFSTKKERKGTGLGLSITYGLVKKLQGSIRVESSEGVGTIFTVTLPVKLQKEDEA encoded by the coding sequence ATGATCCGAACACCGCAGATGCTGCAGAAACAGGAGTGGCTGGCATTTTTGTTTCACCGCCATAACGCCCATCTGGCATCCTTTCACACCTTTTCCAATTACCCTCGTATCTGGATCATCAGTATCATTATTCTGGCAGTGACTTCCCTGTCCCCGCTGGTGATGGCCACCCTTATCAACAACCGGCTGATTCACAAGTCCGTTGATTCGGAACTGGTGCTTCAGACCGACCGGGTCACTTCCAATGCCAAGCGGTCTGTGCGTTTTTTCCTGGAAGAACGCCTCAATGCCCTGCGGTTTGTTGTCAACGAACTGCCTTATTACTCTTTGATCGATAACGAACACTTGACAAAAATTCTGATCAACCTCAAACTGGGATTCGGCGGATTTACGGACCTGAGCATCATCGATTCAGACGGCAGCCAGGTGGCTTATGCCGGGCCTTTCAACCTGGAAGGCAAAAACTATAAAACCCAGTCCTGGTTCAAGCAAAGCATGGAAAAAGACAATTTCATCAGCGAAGTGTTCACCGGATATCGGGATGTCCCTCACATCATCATTGCGGTGCGGTCCCAGAATGCCTATGGCCGGTATTATCTGCTCCGTGCCACCCTGGACACCCAGCGGCTCATGGACACAGTGTTATCCTATAAAAGCAATTTCCACACAGATATTTTCCTGATCAATCACACCGGCATACTTCAGACCCCTTCCACAAACTATGGGAAAATTTTTACCCCCACACAAATCGACATTCCTGCATTTTCAGACACGACCCAGGTAATCACACCTGAAAACAACAAAGACAAATCGTATGTCGTCGGGTATTCCTACATTGCCACTGAAGCCGTGACCACTCCGTTCATCCTCATGGTTCACAAAAAGAAATCCGAAGTTATGGGCACCTGGCTCAACCTGGGAAAAACCTTTAACTGGATCATTGGTTTCTGCTGCCTGGTGATGATGGTCATCATCACTTTGGTATCCACTTATATGGTAAACCAGCTGTTTTTAGCCGATCAGTCCAAGGCGGAAACCATGCTAAAAATGGAACAGAGCCAGCAACTGGCCTGCATCGGTCAGTTGTCTGCCGGTATTGCCCATGAAATCAACAACCCTTTGGCATTAATCAATGAGACCACCGGCTATCTCAAGGATCTGTATCATTATAAAGATACGCCCAGAGACGATAAAGAGATCATCGAACTTTTGAACGACATCCTGGAAGCCGTGTCCCGGTGCGGCACGATCACCAGCCAGCTGCTGGGGTTTGTCCGGCAGTTCGATGTTCAGATCTCTTCAGTGAATGTCGAACAACTGATCACCGGCATTTTGAGCTTTCACAAAAAAGAAACCGAATACAAGGGGATCCATGTCACCACTGCCATTGCGCCGGACGTTCCTGACATCAAGACCGATCGGGGTAAACTTCAGCAGATTCTGCTCAATCTGATCAATAATGCGTTTCAGGCCATCGAAGTCAACGGATGCCTGGATATCACGGTATCGCACCTGCCGCCGAATACGATCAGCATTGAGATCAAAGACACCGGTTGCGGCATTTCCGAAGAAAACCTGCAACGGATTCACGAACCGTTTTTCAGTACTAAAAAAGAACGAAAGGGAACCGGTCTGGGACTTTCCATCACCTATGGACTGGTCAAAAAGTTACAGGGAAGTATCCGGGTGGAAAGCAGTGAAGGGGTAGGAACCATCTTCACTGTAACCCTGCCGGTCAAACTCCAGAAAGAGGATGAAGCATGA
- a CDS encoding response regulator yields MKQIDILIIDDEIKFADMLSRRLSLRDITCRACYDGLSGIQWVKENSGAATLILLDLKLPDMYGTQVLAHIKELDPAVPVYIITGHGTREDEKECLAQGAAEFIHKPVSIEKITTLLTHVRGEVQ; encoded by the coding sequence ATGAAACAGATCGATATCCTGATTATTGACGATGAAATCAAATTTGCCGACATGCTGTCCCGGCGGCTGTCCCTCCGGGATATTACCTGCCGGGCATGTTATGACGGCCTGTCCGGTATCCAGTGGGTCAAGGAAAATTCCGGTGCCGCCACCCTGATCCTGCTTGACCTGAAACTGCCGGATATGTATGGTACACAGGTACTGGCCCATATCAAGGAACTCGATCCTGCCGTCCCTGTTTACATCATCACCGGACACGGTACCCGGGAGGATGAAAAAGAATGCCTTGCACAGGGCGCCGCTGAATTCATCCACAAACCCGTGAGCATTGAAAAAATAACCACTCTGCTCACGCATGTCCGGGGGGAGGTTCAATGA